One Punica granatum isolate Tunisia-2019 chromosome 3, ASM765513v2, whole genome shotgun sequence genomic window carries:
- the LOC116200426 gene encoding wiskott-Aldrich syndrome protein family member 1-like produces the protein MPSNFIDPVRFTVLEGMVNQLAANMNTNMAKLMGMLRDQNRASSSYTPPPEHRATVDPNPVVPRIYVTDSEDVSFFATTYMLAVYPVNDPLPPPLAPTTVPLPPAAFLSADSVMHTLPPLTIPAQPPIYIMPPPTVHPIISAQVPTPTMDHFSFQTPQPQISFSYPAPPPLNIPPSELGTPTQAAPAAPSKNIPLEAETQQERRIRRMEETIRALQAGTTRINYGDFN, from the coding sequence ATGCCATCTAACTTCATCGACCCCGTGCGCTTCACGGTACTCGAAGGAATGGTGAATCAATTGGCTGCCAACATGAACACCAATATGGCAAAACTCATGGGCATGCTTCGAGATCAGAACCGTGCTTCATCGAGCTACACTCCACCTCCAGAACACAGGGCAACTGTAGATCCGAATCCGGTCGTCCCGCGAATCTATGTTACAGATAGTGAGGATGTATCTTTCTTTGCAACGACATACATGCTGGCGGTCTATCCGGTCAACGATCCTTTGCCACCGCCTCTTGCTCCTACGACGGTTCCTTTGCCACCAGCAGCTTTCCTATCGGCGGATTCAGTAATGCACACGTTGCCGCCGTTAACCATACCGGCTCAGCCTCCGATCTATATCATGCCACCACCAACGGTCCATCCGATCATCAGTGCACAAGTTCCTACTCCTACCATGGACCATTTCTCTTTCCAGACTCCACAACCACAAATAAGCTTCTCCTACCCAGCTCCACCACCCCTAAACATCCCTCCCTCTGAACtgggcacgcctactcaggctGCTCCTGCAGCTCCATCGAAAAACATTCCCCTCGAAGCGGAAACCCAGCAGgaaagaagaataagaagaatggaggaaaccatccGAGCCCTCCAAGCTGGCACGACCCGCATTAATTACGGTGACTTCAATTGA